The genomic DNA GTGCCACCGGCGGGTTCGCCGTCGTGCCCGAGCGCCGTGGCGAACTGCGACACGGGCCTCACGTCGATCGAGCTGCGCGAGTGGCTCCAGAACTGCTCCACCACGGTGCAGACGAGCGAAAACGAGGTGTGGTGGAAGGTCGAGCGTTACTCCACCGACGATCCCAACGGCGCGTTCCCGACCAATCCCGAAAACGGCGATTGGGACGGCACCAAGTACACCGGTTACTGGCTGCGCGTCGGCGCGGGCGGCGCGTCCATCTGGCAGCCGTCCGGCTACGACTACTCGGCCTACGGCCTCGTCAACCTGCGCGGGCTGCTGAACCAGCAATACAGCGGCTCCGCGATGCGCTCGTACATGTTCTCGGAGTACCTGAACCCGACCCGCAAGTACAAATACGTCTTCACGATCATGGTCGAGCATCCGGCGGGCGGCGGGCACCCGAAACCCTCGTGCCAGCAGCCCTTCGGACCCAACGCCTACGGCACCGGCGGAGATCAGTGCGCGGGCGGTCTGTATCCGACGAACGACCCGTTCGTGGTCATCGTCGACTACATCAGCAAGGATCAGTGCTATCCGCCGACCGTCTCTCCGCAGGCCAGCAACGATGGCCCGGCGCTCAAGACCGCGGGTTATCCCTGGGAGACCGACACCTTCAACTGGACGGGCAACTGGGAGATTCTCGAAGAAGGCAGCAGCTTCGGCAAATATCGCCCATGGATGGGCCGCGAGTTCGTCTTCCTGCACTGGGAGCTCCACATCCACATCCCGTTGTCGTTTCTGGGCCTGCCCGACATCAACATCGACATCGTCTTCCACATCGGGTCCCACGTCTTCGAATACACGGCGGGCACCTACATCCGCACCGACTTCGACGGCCTGTTCGGTTCCGTCTTCCAGTGGCTCGCGGAGTGGCTCTTCGAGATCGGCTTCGACCTGTGCGACTGGTGTCTCGAAATCCTGCACGTCACGATCTTCTGCGTCACCGACTTCTGGTCGAGCTGTCACTCCGACCTGCTCCACCTGAAGCTGCTCAACATGCTGTGGTCGAACTTCAACACGGGCGTCTGCGCGGCGACCTCGCCGGGCGACAACCAGGAGATCGAAGGCGACATCATGATGCAGATGCACATGCGCACCGACTCGCAGGACATGCGTCTGAACCCGACGTTCCGCGGAAAGTTCCGGCCGTCCGACAACGGCTTCAACATGCTCCAGACCGAGCTCGACTTCCGCGACCCCAACGTGCTGCGTACGCGTGTGCAGTACACCTACGAGGAGGACGTCAAGGAGTTCACGACGGCGTCGCACACGATCACCAACGCCGAGGACGACGACTGGTGGTCGGTCTTCTATCTGATCTGCACCAACCATATGCCCACCTCGGCCTATTACAACGAGACCTTCGTCGCCATGTGGGCCAGGCCCGATAACGCGCAGACCTGGGACTGGTACAACCAGTGGTGGGTGAACCCGCCGCGCTTCACCTGGAGCACCTACGGGCGCACCACGGCGGGCATCGGTTCGATCGACATGTCGGGAACCATTCCGGCGGGTTGCTCGGGCTACTGCTCCAACACCGGCGGCGGCACGTACCGGTGCAACGACGGCGCGCCGCTCCGGTGCGTCGTGTACCAACAGGGCAAGGTCGGCGTTTGGGCGGATCCTTTCATCGACTTCGGCGATCAGGATTCGTACTACGACAACGTCCGGATCAACGCTTACTGCGGCAAGTGCCCGCCCGACAACATCGGCACGTGGCTCGCCACGGCGTTCACGCCGGAATCGCCGGAGGACATTCGGGTCACCAAGTTCGGCGATCTCTGATCGCGCGCATCGCTCACGCGGCGCCTCCTTCATGAATCACGTGGAGGAGGCGCCTTTTTTTGTACGGGCACCGTCGCAAATTGGGCGAATTTGGTGAAAAACGTCGGAAAAATACGTCCGGCGCAAAAAACCCCTTGAATTTTCGCCGGATTCCGCCGATTTTCGGAACGGACCCTTGGAGAACGGGCGAGGTGCGGCGACGGAACCGGCGCAGGGGGAAACGCGCGGTTCAAACGGTGGGTGGACCGGTCGCCAATACTTAAACCCGTTTTGGAACAACGTGGGGACAAGGTGCTCAAATTCAAGGGTTTTTTCGTTTAGCTGGGTCTGCGTGCGGAGGAAAAATCGGGCTTGACACTGACCGGTTTTTTCGTAATCATGCCGCATCGCCAGTGTGGGTAAGCCCGGTCGAATCTGAATGAGGAGCCTGCATGCTGTTTTCACGGGGGAAGAGCGTACTGGGCTTGGATATCGGCTCGAGTTCGATCAAGATTGCGGAACTCAAGGAAACCAAGACGGGCCTCCAACTCGCCAATTTCGGCGTCGAACCCCTCCCGCCCGAGTCCATCGTCGATTCGACGATCATGAACGCCCCCGCGGTCGTCGGTGCGATCCGCAAGCTCATCACGGCCAACCAGATCAAGACGCGCGACGTGGCGACCTCGGTGTCCGGCCACTCGGTCATCATCCGCAAGATCACGCTGCCCCTGATGACCGACGAGGAAATTGCGAGCAACATCCAGTGGGAAGCCGAGCAGTACATCCCCTTCGACATCAACGAAGTCAGCATCGACTACCAGCGCCTCGAGGCCGTCTCCGAGGACCAGGGCAGCCAGGACGTGCTGCTGGTCGCGGTCAAGAAGGAGATGGTCAACGACTACATGGCCGTGATCAACGAGGCGGGCCTGAACCCCGTGGTCATGGACGTGGACGCCTTCGCCGTCCAGAACATGTACGAGGTCAACTACGAGATGCAGCGCGGCAAGGTGATCGCGCTGGTCAACCTCGGCGCGGGCGTCATCAACATCAACATCGTGCGCAACGGCAACTCGGTGTTCACCCGCGACATGTCCATCGGCGGGAACCACTTCACCGAGGAGATCCAGAAGCAGCTCGGCGTGGGTCACGAGGAAGCCGAGCAGATCAAGGTCTCCGGCGGGCAGGGCGCGCAGGCCGATCAGATCAAGGGCATCATCGAGAACCTCAGTTCGGCGATCGCCCTGGAAACGCAGCGCAGCCTCGACTTCTTCATGGCCACCAGTTCGCTCGGCCATATCTCCAAGGTGTTCCTCTCGGGCGGCTGCGCCAAGAACGCGCGCATCACGCAGATCATCGAGAGCCAGATCGGGATTCCGGTCGAGGTGGTTGATCCCTTCAAGAACATCCAGATCAATCCGAACAAGTTCGACATGGACTTCATTCGGGACGTCGCGCCGGCGTGCGCGGTCGTCGTCGGGCTTGCGCTGCGAAGGACGGGCGACAAATGATCAAAGTCAACCTGCTTCCCGAGCAAAGGGCCAAGGGGAAGGGCCTCCGCAAAAAGGCCGGGGGCGCCGCGAAGCCGAAGATCGAGATCCCGGTCGCGTGGATCCTGATCGGCCTCGCCGCCGTGCTGGGAACCATGGTCGTGCTCGGCCTCGTCCAGTGGACGCGCGAGAAGAAGGCCGACTCGATCATGCAGGAGACGATGGCGGTCGACGCGCAGATCAAAAAGCTCGGCGGCGACATCCAGAAGCTCGAGGAATACAAGCGTCAGAAGGACGACCTCGAGAAGAAACTCAACGTCATCCTCCAGCTCAAGGTCGCGC from Deltaproteobacteria bacterium includes the following:
- the pilM gene encoding type IV pilus assembly protein PilM — translated: MLFSRGKSVLGLDIGSSSIKIAELKETKTGLQLANFGVEPLPPESIVDSTIMNAPAVVGAIRKLITANQIKTRDVATSVSGHSVIIRKITLPLMTDEEIASNIQWEAEQYIPFDINEVSIDYQRLEAVSEDQGSQDVLLVAVKKEMVNDYMAVINEAGLNPVVMDVDAFAVQNMYEVNYEMQRGKVIALVNLGAGVININIVRNGNSVFTRDMSIGGNHFTEEIQKQLGVGHEEAEQIKVSGGQGAQADQIKGIIENLSSAIALETQRSLDFFMATSSLGHISKVFLSGGCAKNARITQIIESQIGIPVEVVDPFKNIQINPNKFDMDFIRDVAPACAVVVGLALRRTGDK
- a CDS encoding PilN domain-containing protein, coding for MIKVNLLPEQRAKGKGLRKKAGGAAKPKIEIPVAWILIGLAAVLGTMVVLGLVQWTREKKADSIMQETMAVDAQIKKLGGDIQKLEEYKRQKDDLEKKLNVILQLKVAQKGPVHVLDQIASAVPPRLWIQEFAENGSSMTVVGTTTDHQQISAFMDNLEKSPFFSGVELTSAMIGAAKGATPANVDAGQTLKSFQLSAAVQIPKDLK